The following are encoded together in the Nitrospirota bacterium genome:
- a CDS encoding formate dehydrogenase subunit gamma, giving the protein MKNDPKKILRYTQSERANHWITAITFILLALSGLSFFHPAFFPLSQLFGGGVWTRILHPFIGVLMVISFGIEYANYRKLNVMNPADWEWLNHVRDLVGGDDRNMPEAGKFNGGQKLLFWALSICMALLILTGIVMWRAYFSFLFPISLIRFASVLHAAAGAIMIGLIIFHIYAAIWMKESIAAMLYGYVRRPWAKQHHPAWYREMTGGGK; this is encoded by the coding sequence ATGAAAAATGACCCGAAAAAAATACTCAGATATACGCAATCAGAGCGTGCGAACCATTGGATCACGGCAATAACCTTTATTCTTCTGGCGTTGTCCGGGCTCTCGTTTTTTCATCCCGCCTTCTTTCCCTTGAGTCAGCTGTTCGGAGGCGGCGTCTGGACGCGCATCCTGCATCCTTTCATCGGGGTGTTGATGGTAATTTCTTTCGGCATCGAGTACGCCAATTACCGCAAGCTGAATGTCATGAATCCGGCTGACTGGGAATGGCTGAACCATGTCCGCGATCTGGTGGGCGGCGATGACCGGAACATGCCGGAAGCGGGCAAGTTCAACGGCGGCCAGAAACTCCTGTTTTGGGCGTTGTCCATCTGCATGGCCTTGCTCATCCTGACGGGCATCGTCATGTGGCGCGCGTATTTCTCGTTCCTGTTCCCGATCAGCCTGATCCGCTTCGCTTCAGTCTTGCACGCGGCGGCAGGGGCGATCATGATCGGCCTGATCATCTTCCACATCTATGCCGCCATCTGGATGAAGGAGAGTATCGCTGCCATGTTGTACGGCTACGTCAGGCGGCCCTGGGCGAAGCAGCATCATCCTGCATGGTACCGGGAGATGACCGGGGGAGGAAAATGA
- the fdhE gene encoding formate dehydrogenase accessory protein FdhE produces MNTETRILEPGQLETPPAEIRFLFLPKRDVFKRRAERLRLLSGNHTLGDYLNFLAMLADAQQVALDKLPAPSLPDSGEQMRCREHGIPPLNAASRRRDPAWRQGLTVVLKQMHGAALPSAARDSVNSLMQMSEAVLEGMADNILTGKLSDISPQELPFVAAGLQVSWVAMASSLKEDAVGRLEHGGLCPVCGSHPGVGIVRINGQEQGLRYLSCSLCSSQWHMVRLKCSICESTEGIDYHTLEGSKVAVKTESCDKCNYYLKLLYLEKDPHMEATADDLATLALDMLMDKEGKARGGPNLYFHPGKPH; encoded by the coding sequence ATGAACACTGAGACGCGCATCCTTGAGCCGGGCCAGTTGGAAACGCCCCCGGCAGAGATCCGGTTCCTCTTTCTTCCGAAGCGCGATGTATTTAAGCGTCGCGCCGAGCGCCTTCGGTTGCTGTCAGGAAATCACACACTTGGGGATTATCTGAACTTTCTGGCAATGCTCGCGGATGCACAGCAGGTTGCCCTGGATAAACTTCCCGCGCCGTCTTTGCCAGATTCCGGAGAACAGATGCGGTGCCGCGAGCACGGCATACCGCCTTTGAATGCCGCATCCCGGCGACGGGACCCGGCCTGGCGACAGGGGCTCACCGTGGTCCTTAAACAGATGCACGGGGCTGCTCTTCCGTCAGCTGCTCGAGATAGCGTGAACAGCCTGATGCAGATGAGTGAAGCGGTATTGGAAGGAATGGCGGATAACATCCTGACCGGAAAACTGTCTGATATTTCTCCTCAGGAGCTTCCGTTCGTAGCCGCCGGCCTGCAGGTCTCCTGGGTCGCCATGGCGTCCTCGTTGAAAGAGGACGCCGTCGGCAGGCTGGAACACGGCGGCTTGTGTCCGGTGTGCGGTTCACACCCGGGCGTTGGCATCGTGCGCATCAACGGTCAGGAGCAGGGATTGCGTTACCTGTCCTGCTCACTTTGCTCCTCACAGTGGCACATGGTGCGGCTCAAGTGCAGCATCTGCGAGTCCACCGAGGGAATCGACTACCACACTCTGGAAGGCTCGAAGGTCGCAGTCAAGACCGAGAGTTGTGACAAATGCAATTATTATCTGAAACTGTTGTACCTGGAAAAAGACCCTCATATGGAAGCGACGGCGGACGACCTGGCCACCCTGGCACTGGACATGCTGATGGACAAAGAGGGAAAGGCGCGCGGAGGTCCAAACCTTTATTTTCACCCCGGGAAGCCGCACTGA
- a CDS encoding winged helix-turn-helix domain-containing protein, which yields MDIRSKIWIEVDGEPVFGRGRRFLLEAIDAHGSINRAAKEVDISFRKAWGHIKAMEERLGVKLVERQTGGRNGGGATLTDDARKFLEKYEALEKGIQEIVDTRFRSIFGGGAHV from the coding sequence ATGGATATCAGGTCAAAGATATGGATCGAGGTAGACGGCGAACCCGTGTTCGGACGGGGACGCCGCTTCCTGCTCGAAGCGATCGACGCTCACGGGTCGATCAACCGCGCTGCGAAGGAAGTCGATATATCCTTCCGCAAGGCGTGGGGCCACATCAAGGCCATGGAAGAACGCCTGGGGGTGAAGCTTGTCGAGCGGCAAACAGGAGGCAGGAATGGCGGTGGCGCAACGTTGACAGACGACGCACGAAAGTTCCTCGAGAAGTACGAAGCGCTTGAAAAAGGCATACAAGAGATCGTTGATACGAGATTCAGGTCAATATTCGGGGGAGGCGCCCATGTGTGA
- a CDS encoding molybdopterin-binding protein, translating into MCDDAHETNGSAMKAIPVTQAVGTVLAHDITEIRPGEFKGRAFKKGHLIREEDVCHLQRLGKEHLYVLQVARDEMHENDAAYALAAALRGEGVAIKGEPREGKISLVAERDGLLAIDRDALLAFNMLGEVMAATLHTNTLVKKGQTVAGTRAIPLVVKKAVVDTAVTIGERAGKIIRVREIRKPKAGVVITGNEVYNGKIKDAFAPVITKKMGDIGGEIVGVYYAPDDKAFIVDRLRELLKAGADLLITTGGMSVDPDDVTRFAIRELGATDITYGSAVLPGAMFLIAYLGAVPIIGIPACGMYAKTTIFDLILPRVLAGDRIGRNEVAALGHGGLCMKCDVCRYPACPFGKLG; encoded by the coding sequence ATGTGTGACGATGCGCATGAAACCAATGGTTCGGCGATGAAAGCTATTCCGGTGACACAGGCAGTCGGCACGGTACTCGCGCACGATATAACCGAGATCAGGCCGGGTGAATTCAAGGGCCGCGCCTTCAAAAAAGGCCACCTTATTCGCGAAGAAGATGTCTGTCATCTCCAGCGACTCGGCAAGGAGCATCTCTACGTGCTTCAGGTCGCCAGGGACGAGATGCACGAGAATGATGCGGCATATGCGCTCGCCGCTGCGCTCAGGGGAGAAGGGGTCGCGATAAAAGGCGAGCCCAGGGAGGGCAAGATCAGTCTCGTTGCCGAGCGCGACGGCCTCCTCGCGATAGATCGTGACGCGCTGCTTGCATTCAACATGCTGGGCGAGGTCATGGCTGCAACGCTTCATACAAACACGCTTGTTAAAAAAGGCCAGACCGTCGCGGGGACGAGGGCCATTCCTCTTGTTGTCAAGAAAGCTGTCGTGGATACGGCGGTCACTATCGGGGAAAGGGCCGGAAAGATCATCCGGGTACGGGAAATCAGAAAGCCGAAGGCCGGCGTCGTGATAACGGGGAATGAAGTATACAACGGCAAAATCAAAGACGCCTTCGCGCCGGTCATTACGAAGAAGATGGGGGATATCGGCGGGGAAATTGTCGGCGTCTATTATGCGCCGGATGATAAGGCGTTCATCGTGGACAGGCTGCGGGAGCTGCTGAAAGCCGGGGCCGACCTGCTGATCACGACGGGAGGCATGTCCGTGGACCCTGATGACGTCACGCGGTTCGCGATCCGGGAACTGGGCGCAACGGACATCACCTATGGTTCGGCGGTCCTTCCCGGTGCAATGTTCCTTATCGCATATCTTGGAGCTGTTCCCATCATCGGCATCCCGGCCTGCGGCATGTACGCAAAGACCACGATATTCGATCTTATCCTTCCCCGTGTGCTTGCCGGAGACCGGATAGGACGCAACGAGGTGGCGGCCCTTGGACACGGCGGACTCTGCATGAAATGCGACGTCTGCAGGTACCCTGCATGTCCCTTCGGGAAGTTGGGATAG
- a CDS encoding FmdE family protein, producing MALSNFETLLQESVKMHGHLCPGQVLGVRMSMLGLREIGILDPKGTDRKKLIVFVEMDRCATDAVQSVTGCSLGHRTMKFMDYGKMAATYMNLKTGKSIRIAAREESREKAKEYFSGVETKYAGQLEAYKVMADAELFDMMEVAVDVRPEDMPGRPMRRVQCDSCGEQVQDMREVCKDGRVLCAPCALGGYYAVKDNFLAVRYAKKS from the coding sequence ATGGCCCTGTCGAATTTTGAAACCCTTCTGCAGGAATCGGTAAAGATGCATGGACATCTTTGCCCGGGGCAGGTACTCGGCGTGCGCATGTCCATGCTTGGACTCCGGGAGATCGGCATTCTCGACCCAAAAGGGACCGACAGAAAGAAGCTTATCGTATTCGTGGAGATGGACAGGTGCGCGACCGATGCAGTCCAGTCGGTCACCGGTTGCAGTCTCGGCCACAGGACCATGAAATTCATGGACTACGGCAAGATGGCGGCGACATACATGAATCTCAAAACAGGCAAGTCAATCAGGATTGCTGCCAGGGAGGAATCGCGGGAGAAAGCGAAGGAATACTTCTCCGGCGTTGAGACCAAATACGCGGGACAACTCGAGGCGTACAAGGTCATGGCCGACGCAGAACTTTTCGACATGATGGAGGTTGCTGTTGACGTGCGTCCCGAGGACATGCCGGGCAGGCCCATGCGAAGAGTGCAGTGTGACTCCTGCGGCGAACAGGTTCAGGATATGAGAGAAGTCTGCAAGGATGGAAGGGTCCTGTGTGCTCCCTGTGCGCTGGGCGGCTATTATGCTGTGAAAGATAATTTTTTGGCGGTGCGCTATGCAAAAAAGTCATAA